One segment of Bradyrhizobium sp. CB2312 DNA contains the following:
- the tkt gene encoding transketolase — MNISVYAEADLTAVTHNDLANAVRFLAVDAIETSQSGHPGLPMGMADVATVLFSRFLKFDSAHPNWPDRDRFVLSAGHGSMLLYALLHLTGGAVSLDDIKAFRQWGSKTPGHPEYGHTPGVETTTGPLGQGIATAVGMALAERMANARHGDGLVDHFTYVIAGDGCLMEGISQEAISLAGHLQLGRLIVLFDDNGISIDGPTSLATSDDQLARFAASGWSVRRVDGHDSEAVAQAIAEERETAKPSLIACRTIIGYGAPDRQGTEKAHGAPLGTEQTAAARRTLGWDYQPFVVPIPIAKAWRMIGQRGQVERLAWLDRYEGATPEQRDLFVESKAVALPNAYARASAKLRERFASERPKLATRQASQQVLEAVAGTIPGLIGGSADLTHSNLTHAKAQVPVKSGAFAGDYIHYGIREHGMAAAMNGLALHGGFIPYGGTFLAFSDYSRPAIRLAALMRLRVIHVMTHDSIGLGEDGPTHQPVEHLAALRVIPNLLVFRPADAVETLEAWDCALEEEDRPSVLCLSRQALPTFRSDVRGRNRVARGAYLIVSPDGGRDVTLMATGSEVSIALEAARLLATEHVRAAVVSAPCLALFEEQPDDYRAAVLGIAPRVGVEAAVVGDWHRWIGAGGEFVGMRGFGASAPAPVLYREFGITPQSVAEAARRAIARKKQ; from the coding sequence ATGAACATCTCCGTCTACGCCGAAGCCGACCTCACCGCGGTCACGCACAACGATCTCGCCAACGCCGTCCGTTTTCTCGCGGTGGATGCCATCGAGACCTCGCAGTCCGGCCATCCCGGCCTGCCCATGGGCATGGCCGATGTCGCGACCGTGCTATTCTCGCGCTTCCTGAAGTTCGACTCGGCCCATCCCAACTGGCCGGACCGCGACCGCTTCGTGCTGTCGGCGGGGCACGGCTCGATGCTACTCTATGCGCTGCTGCATCTCACCGGCGGCGCGGTCAGCCTCGACGATATCAAGGCCTTCCGGCAATGGGGCTCGAAGACGCCGGGCCATCCCGAATATGGCCATACGCCCGGCGTCGAGACCACGACGGGTCCGCTGGGACAGGGCATTGCGACCGCGGTCGGCATGGCGCTCGCCGAGCGCATGGCCAATGCGCGGCATGGCGACGGCCTCGTCGATCACTTCACCTATGTCATCGCCGGCGACGGCTGTCTGATGGAGGGCATCAGCCAGGAGGCGATCTCGCTGGCCGGCCACCTTCAGCTCGGCCGCCTGATCGTGCTGTTCGACGACAACGGCATCTCCATCGATGGGCCAACGTCGCTTGCGACCTCGGACGATCAACTTGCACGCTTCGCCGCCTCCGGCTGGTCGGTGCGCCGCGTCGACGGGCACGATTCTGAAGCCGTCGCTCAGGCGATTGCGGAGGAGCGCGAAACCGCAAAACCGTCGCTGATCGCCTGCCGCACCATCATTGGCTACGGCGCGCCTGATAGACAGGGGACCGAGAAAGCGCATGGCGCGCCGCTCGGCACCGAACAGACCGCGGCAGCGCGCCGAACTCTCGGTTGGGACTATCAGCCCTTCGTGGTGCCGATTCCCATCGCGAAGGCGTGGCGGATGATCGGGCAGCGCGGGCAGGTCGAGCGTCTCGCCTGGCTCGATCGCTACGAAGGCGCGACGCCGGAGCAGCGCGATCTGTTCGTCGAGAGCAAGGCCGTTGCCCTGCCGAACGCCTATGCCCGGGCCTCGGCGAAATTGCGCGAACGCTTTGCCAGCGAGCGGCCGAAGCTCGCGACGCGGCAGGCCTCGCAACAGGTGCTCGAGGCCGTCGCCGGAACGATTCCCGGGCTGATCGGAGGCTCCGCCGACCTGACGCATTCGAACCTGACGCACGCCAAGGCGCAAGTCCCGGTCAAGAGTGGCGCATTCGCCGGCGACTACATCCATTACGGCATCCGCGAGCACGGCATGGCGGCTGCGATGAACGGCCTCGCGCTGCATGGTGGATTCATTCCCTATGGCGGCACCTTCCTCGCCTTCTCCGATTACAGCCGGCCCGCGATCCGCCTTGCGGCTCTGATGCGGCTGCGCGTCATCCATGTCATGACGCACGACTCCATCGGCCTCGGCGAGGACGGACCGACGCATCAGCCGGTCGAGCATCTCGCCGCGCTGCGGGTGATTCCGAATCTTCTGGTGTTCCGGCCGGCCGATGCGGTCGAAACGCTGGAGGCCTGGGACTGCGCGCTCGAAGAGGAAGACCGTCCCTCCGTGCTCTGCCTGTCGCGGCAGGCGTTGCCGACCTTCCGCAGCGATGTCCGCGGCCGGAACCGCGTCGCCCGCGGCGCCTATCTCATCGTCTCGCCCGATGGTGGCCGCGACGTCACGCTGATGGCGACCGGCTCGGAAGTGTCGATCGCGTTGGAAGCAGCCCGTCTGCTCGCGACCGAGCACGTACGTGCCGCCGTGGTCTCCGCGCCGTGCTTGGCGTTGTTCGAGGAGCAGCCGGACGATTACCGCGCTGCCGTGCTCGGCATCGCGCCGCGCGTCGGCGTCGAGGCAGCAGTCGTCGGCGATTGGCATCGCTGGATCGGCGCTGGCGGCGAGTTCGTCGGCATGCGCGGCTTCGGCGCCTCGGCACCGGCACCGGTGCTCTACCGCGAATTCGGCATCACGCCGCAAAGCGTTGCCGAAGCCGCCCGCCGGGCGATCGCACGCAAGAAACAATAA
- a CDS encoding phosphoribulokinase — translation MSRKHPIISITGSSGAGTTSVKKTFEQIFFREKVNAVYIEGDAFHRYDRAEMRTKMATEAERGNKHFSHFSPETNLFEELERAFRDYGETGTATTRHYVHDAEESALHGAAPGTFTEWERLPESSDLLFYEGLHGAVVTDKVNVARYADLKIGVVPVINLEWIQKLHRDRSARGYSTEAVTDTILRRMPDYIHYICPQFTETDINFQRVPTVDTSNPFIARWIPTPDESMVVIRFKNPRGIDFPYLLSMLPHSWMSRANSIVCPGAKLDLAMQLILTPLIMQLIERKRSLK, via the coding sequence ATGTCCAGGAAGCATCCGATCATCTCCATCACCGGCTCCTCCGGCGCCGGCACCACCTCAGTCAAGAAGACGTTCGAGCAGATCTTCTTCCGCGAGAAGGTCAACGCCGTCTACATCGAGGGCGACGCCTTCCATCGTTACGACCGCGCCGAGATGCGCACGAAGATGGCCACGGAGGCCGAGCGCGGCAACAAGCATTTCAGCCATTTCAGCCCCGAGACCAATCTGTTCGAGGAACTGGAGCGGGCGTTCCGCGACTATGGCGAGACCGGCACAGCGACGACGCGGCATTACGTGCACGACGCAGAGGAGTCCGCGCTGCATGGCGCCGCCCCCGGCACCTTCACCGAATGGGAACGGCTGCCGGAGAGTTCGGACCTGTTGTTCTACGAGGGCCTGCATGGCGCTGTCGTCACCGACAAGGTCAATGTTGCGCGCTATGCCGATCTCAAGATCGGCGTCGTGCCCGTCATCAATCTCGAATGGATCCAGAAGCTGCATCGCGACCGCAGTGCGCGCGGCTATTCGACCGAGGCCGTCACCGACACCATCCTGCGGCGGATGCCGGACTACATCCACTACATCTGCCCGCAATTCACCGAGACCGACATCAATTTCCAGCGCGTGCCGACTGTGGACACCTCCAATCCGTTCATCGCGCGCTGGATCCCGACGCCGGACGAATCGATGGTCGTGATCCGCTTCAAGAATCCGCGCGGCATCGACTTTCCCTATCTGCTCTCGATGCTGCCGCACAGCTGGATGTCCCGCGCGAATTCCATCGTGTGTCCGGGCGCGAAGCTCGATCTCGCGATGCAGCTCATCCTGACGCCGCTGATCATGCAGCTGATCGAGCGCAAGCGCAGCCTGAAGTGA
- a CDS encoding class 1 fructose-bisphosphatase, with protein MTGQLRLDDHLQRYSETAPHALAVAAAVDAIAAAAIEIADLIATGDLADASGLTTGRNSDGDVQRDLDVQADAILRRCLGKLPIAALASEEMREPQIGDREGRVCVAIDPLDGSSNIDINMTVGTIFSILPAPDDLSLAFHQRGSAQLAAGFVTYGPQTSLVLTLGDGVDIFTLDRKAGCFRFARSAVQISEACEEFAINTSNRRHWDPPVRAFIDECLAGVEGPANHNFNMRWIGSLVAEAYRILTRGGVFLYPSDARPGYGDGRLRLTYEAHPMAMIIEQAGGSASTGRERILDLSAQSLHQRVPLIMGSSNEVRRVEELHCDPLLVASVAAPLFARRGFFRL; from the coding sequence ATGACCGGGCAACTCAGGCTGGACGACCACCTTCAACGGTATTCCGAGACGGCGCCGCATGCGCTCGCGGTTGCGGCCGCAGTCGACGCCATCGCGGCGGCGGCGATCGAGATCGCCGATCTCATCGCGACAGGCGATCTCGCCGACGCCTCCGGCCTGACCACCGGCCGCAACAGCGATGGCGACGTCCAGCGCGATCTCGACGTCCAGGCCGATGCGATCCTGCGACGCTGCCTCGGCAAGCTCCCGATCGCGGCGCTGGCGTCGGAGGAAATGCGCGAGCCGCAGATCGGTGATCGCGAAGGCCGCGTCTGTGTCGCGATTGATCCGCTCGACGGCTCCTCCAACATCGACATCAACATGACGGTCGGCACGATCTTCTCGATCCTGCCCGCGCCCGACGATCTGAGCCTTGCCTTCCATCAGCGTGGCTCGGCGCAGCTTGCCGCGGGGTTTGTCACCTACGGCCCGCAGACCTCGCTGGTGCTGACGCTCGGCGACGGCGTCGACATCTTCACGCTCGACCGCAAGGCTGGCTGCTTCCGCTTCGCACGCAGCGCCGTGCAGATCTCCGAGGCCTGCGAGGAGTTCGCGATCAACACGTCGAACCGCCGGCACTGGGATCCGCCGGTGCGCGCCTTCATCGACGAATGCCTTGCCGGCGTCGAGGGGCCCGCGAACCACAATTTCAACATGCGCTGGATCGGCTCGCTGGTGGCGGAGGCCTATCGCATCCTCACCCGCGGCGGCGTGTTCCTGTATCCGTCAGACGCGCGTCCCGGCTATGGCGACGGCCGCCTGCGCCTCACCTATGAGGCGCATCCGATGGCCATGATCATCGAGCAGGCCGGCGGCTCGGCCTCGACCGGGCGCGAGCGCATCCTCGATCTGTCGGCGCAAAGCCTGCATCAGCGCGTGCCGCTGATCATGGGCTCGAGCAACGAGGTGCGGCGTGTCGAGGAGCTGCATTGCGATCCGCTTTTGGTTGCCAGCGTCGCCGCGCCGCTGTTCGCGCGACGCGGTTTCTTCCGGCTGTAG
- a CDS encoding LysR family transcriptional regulator: MSAKEFSYNGPGHPAAQLRHLTIRQLRSLAALSAKGSVTAASSQLGLTQPAVTQQLRQLQDLAGLPLVQRTGDGMLLTEAGREVLALAERVEAAIMDCQGALDLLAGRTGGTVHLGAVSTAKYFVPHAIAAFSKRYPKIEIKLTIGNREDIREAMHGYDLDFAVMGRPPADVSVDVRQLGRNPHIIVARKGHWLEKDSGLSLTDLVHETFLTREPGSGTRTLMEGMFQKSDLEPIIGMEMSSNETIKQAVIAGLGIAFISAHTVAHELAEGRLIVLDVAGLPIVRQWYVIRRSDKVLLPPAQAMFDFLGSEGSNYLPDVPEFGGR, translated from the coding sequence ATGAGCGCCAAAGAATTTTCTTATAATGGCCCTGGCCATCCGGCGGCCCAGCTCCGGCATCTGACGATCCGGCAGCTTCGCTCGCTCGCGGCGCTCTCGGCCAAGGGCAGCGTGACGGCGGCATCAAGCCAGCTCGGCCTGACCCAGCCGGCCGTGACCCAGCAGCTGCGGCAGCTTCAGGACCTTGCGGGGTTGCCGCTGGTGCAGCGGACTGGCGACGGCATGCTGCTGACGGAGGCCGGCCGGGAAGTGCTGGCGCTCGCCGAGCGCGTCGAGGCCGCGATCATGGACTGCCAGGGCGCGCTCGACCTGCTGGCCGGCCGCACCGGCGGCACCGTCCATCTCGGCGCCGTCTCGACGGCGAAATATTTCGTACCGCATGCGATCGCGGCGTTCTCCAAGCGCTATCCGAAGATCGAGATCAAGCTCACCATCGGCAATCGCGAGGATATCCGCGAGGCCATGCACGGCTACGACCTCGATTTCGCGGTGATGGGTCGGCCACCGGCCGACGTCAGCGTCGACGTGCGTCAGCTCGGGCGCAATCCGCACATCATCGTCGCGCGCAAGGGGCACTGGCTGGAGAAGGATTCCGGCCTCAGCCTGACCGACCTCGTGCACGAGACCTTCCTCACCCGCGAGCCGGGCTCCGGCACGCGCACGCTGATGGAGGGCATGTTTCAGAAGTCGGATCTCGAGCCGATCATCGGCATGGAGATGAGCAGCAACGAGACGATCAAGCAGGCCGTCATTGCCGGGCTCGGCATCGCCTTCATCTCGGCCCACACCGTGGCGCACGAGCTCGCCGAAGGCCGCCTCATCGTGCTCGACGTCGCTGGTCTTCCGATCGTCCGGCAATGGTACGTGATCCGCCGCAGCGACAAGGTGCTGCTGCCGCCGGCGCAGGCGATGTTCGATTTTCTCGGCTCGGAAGGTTCGAACTATCTGCCCGACGTGCCCGAATTCGGCGGACGATAA
- a CDS encoding DUF4118 domain-containing protein produces the protein MRRAGLFGVPRVRPWSWQAFLLGFGVVAASAAIQGICVALGAKLYFAAFLPSLFVLGIVAGAPAAVFAALLTVPLVWWAFIPPFFEFMPLTSANADSINLFCLLAVLLIGLADLCRETMAIISRGGLKPSGESAATNSQ, from the coding sequence ATGAGGCGTGCGGGACTGTTTGGCGTACCGCGAGTACGGCCGTGGTCGTGGCAGGCGTTCCTGCTTGGATTCGGCGTCGTCGCAGCGTCGGCTGCGATTCAAGGCATCTGCGTCGCGCTCGGCGCAAAGCTCTATTTCGCGGCATTCTTGCCCAGCCTGTTCGTGCTCGGCATCGTCGCAGGCGCGCCGGCGGCGGTGTTCGCGGCGCTGCTCACCGTGCCGCTGGTGTGGTGGGCGTTCATACCCCCCTTCTTCGAGTTCATGCCGCTGACCAGCGCGAATGCGGATTCCATCAACCTGTTTTGCCTGCTCGCGGTGCTCCTGATTGGCCTTGCCGATCTCTGCCGCGAGACGATGGCGATCATCAGCCGCGGCGGGCTAAAACCCTCGGGCGAAAGCGCGGCAACGAATTCGCAATAA
- a CDS encoding MFS transporter has translation MTMNATIETAPGPDAVSQRLTFVLAASCGMVAANIYYAQPLIAPISAALGLSHEAAGLIVTMTQIGYGIGLLFIVPLGDLVENRTLICSVITLGAAALLAAAFATHALPFLIAALFIGLGSVAVQIIIPYAAHMAPEAIRGRVVGNVSTGLMLGIMLARPVSSFVTAADSWHAVFFCSAALMIVLAAVLWMTLPKRKPVVRMHYGTLLLSMPHLALTTPLLRRRALYQASLFGCFTLFWTVAPLQLASEFGFTQRGIALFALAGVAGVFAAPIAGRLADRGHSRIATRVAMLLAAAGFLVTYLGAPGSMLNLACLVVAAIAIDIGVQGNVVLGFRAIFVLGHEHRSRLNGLYMATFFAAGAAGSAVGAWAFAQGGWTVASAIGLALPVAGLLYAATE, from the coding sequence ATGACGATGAATGCCACGATCGAGACTGCGCCCGGGCCGGATGCGGTGTCGCAGCGACTGACCTTCGTGCTGGCCGCTTCCTGTGGCATGGTCGCCGCCAACATCTACTACGCCCAGCCGCTGATCGCCCCGATCAGCGCCGCGCTCGGCCTGTCGCACGAGGCGGCGGGGCTGATCGTCACCATGACGCAGATCGGCTACGGCATCGGCCTGCTGTTCATCGTGCCGCTCGGCGACCTCGTCGAGAACCGCACGCTGATCTGCTCCGTCATCACGCTCGGCGCCGCCGCGCTGCTCGCCGCCGCGTTCGCCACCCACGCGTTGCCGTTCCTCATCGCGGCGCTGTTCATCGGCCTCGGCTCGGTCGCGGTCCAGATCATCATTCCCTATGCCGCGCATATGGCGCCGGAGGCCATCCGCGGCCGCGTCGTCGGCAACGTCTCGACCGGCCTGATGCTCGGCATCATGCTGGCGCGGCCGGTGTCGAGCTTTGTCACCGCGGCCGACTCATGGCATGCGGTGTTCTTCTGCTCGGCCGCGCTGATGATCGTGCTCGCGGCGGTGCTGTGGATGACGCTGCCGAAGCGGAAGCCAGTCGTGCGCATGCATTACGGCACGCTGCTGCTGTCGATGCCGCATCTGGCCCTGACCACGCCGCTGCTCCGGCGCCGTGCCCTGTACCAGGCGAGCCTGTTCGGCTGCTTCACGCTGTTCTGGACCGTGGCACCGCTCCAGCTCGCGAGCGAATTCGGCTTCACCCAGCGCGGCATCGCACTGTTCGCGCTCGCCGGTGTCGCCGGCGTGTTCGCAGCTCCGATCGCGGGCCGGCTCGCCGATCGCGGCCACAGCCGCATCGCGACGCGGGTCGCCATGCTGCTCGCCGCCGCCGGCTTCCTCGTGACCTATCTCGGTGCGCCCGGCTCGATGCTGAACCTCGCCTGTCTCGTCGTGGCCGCGATCGCCATCGATATCGGCGTGCAGGGCAACGTCGTGCTCGGCTTTCGCGCCATCTTCGTACTCGGGCACGAGCACCGCAGCCGCCTCAACGGCCTCTACATGGCGACGTTCTTCGCCGCCGGCGCTGCCGGCTCGGCGGTCGGCGCCTGGGCCTTCGCGCAAGGAGGCTGGACGGTCGCATCGGCCATTGGCCTTGCTTTGCCAGTCGCGGGCCTGCTCTATGCCGCCACCGAGTAG
- a CDS encoding TetR/AcrR family transcriptional regulator: MDTALDRAVRVFRERGYHATSIGDLTAAMRLATGSVYKAFRDKHAVFLAAFERYTALRQEQTRSAAARADNGRERLRNVLLSYVAHSQGIEGRRGCLVVGSAVELSAVDSAVAARVRAQLETNESFIAGLIREGQADGSIPGHVEADDTARLMICITQGMRVVGKARLPLDGMRLVGIAMKLLA, translated from the coding sequence ATGGATACCGCGCTCGACCGCGCCGTGCGCGTGTTTCGGGAGCGCGGCTATCATGCTACCTCGATCGGCGACCTCACCGCGGCAATGCGGCTCGCCACCGGCAGCGTCTACAAGGCGTTTCGCGACAAGCATGCGGTGTTCCTCGCCGCCTTCGAGCGCTACACGGCGCTGCGCCAGGAGCAGACCCGCAGCGCCGCGGCGCGCGCCGACAACGGCCGCGAGCGGCTGCGCAATGTGCTGCTGTCCTATGTCGCGCATTCGCAAGGCATCGAGGGGCGGCGCGGCTGCCTCGTGGTCGGCAGCGCGGTCGAGCTGTCGGCGGTCGATTCCGCCGTCGCCGCCCGCGTTCGCGCCCAGCTCGAGACCAATGAAAGCTTCATCGCCGGCCTGATCCGCGAGGGCCAGGCCGACGGCTCGATTCCCGGCCATGTCGAGGCGGACGACACCGCGCGACTGATGATCTGCATCACGCAAGGCATGCGCGTCGTCGGCAAGGCGCGCCTGCCGCTCGACGGCATGCGCCTCGTCGGCATCGCGATGAAGCTGCTCGCCTGA
- a CDS encoding AraC family transcriptional regulator produces MPERARFSTFREEFARLNLALDVIDHSGGRPRIDVTYLSLGAVGVCSIVTTPVEFIRHKHHLKDSRDQFGLNIVEAGPVQFANAGREHVYDAGSACLVDRGKPLRVFGPRGGSVKFVTVQAPALRSLVAQPEDLSGRPVHRGPALRLLGRYLRSLASFKEPPSSKLASTVGVHLLDLVAATLGSTAEAADMVTERGVKAAKLQAILAEVAQRFGDPNFDLDNVAGTLGMSRRYVQKLLEGTGKSFTEHLAGCRLERAFAMLADPHYLHLAIIDIAFAVGFGDLSHFNRSFRRRFGETPSGVRAASIVLQKSSSAPAQCAGDGR; encoded by the coding sequence TTGCCGGAGCGCGCTCGGTTCTCCACGTTCCGTGAGGAGTTTGCGCGGCTGAACCTCGCCTTGGATGTGATAGATCACAGCGGCGGCCGCCCGCGTATTGACGTCACCTACCTGTCGCTCGGCGCGGTTGGCGTTTGTAGTATTGTCACCACGCCGGTGGAGTTTATCCGGCACAAACACCACCTCAAGGATAGCCGCGACCAATTCGGACTGAACATCGTCGAGGCTGGACCCGTCCAATTTGCAAATGCTGGCCGGGAACATGTTTATGATGCCGGCTCCGCTTGTTTGGTTGACCGGGGAAAGCCACTGCGAGTATTTGGCCCGCGTGGCGGCAGCGTCAAATTCGTGACCGTGCAGGCTCCCGCCCTTAGGTCCCTGGTTGCGCAGCCGGAAGATCTTTCAGGTCGGCCGGTGCATCGCGGACCGGCGCTTAGATTGCTCGGTCGTTACCTGCGGTCGCTCGCATCCTTCAAAGAACCTCCGTCATCAAAACTGGCGTCCACCGTCGGCGTACATCTCCTCGATCTCGTGGCCGCGACGCTCGGGTCGACCGCCGAAGCTGCAGACATGGTTACCGAGCGTGGTGTGAAAGCGGCCAAGCTTCAGGCGATCCTGGCGGAGGTCGCGCAACGCTTTGGCGATCCCAATTTCGATCTGGACAATGTTGCCGGCACGCTCGGTATGTCGCGGCGATACGTGCAAAAATTACTCGAAGGGACCGGAAAGTCGTTCACCGAGCACCTTGCAGGGTGTCGGCTTGAGCGTGCCTTCGCGATGTTGGCTGACCCGCACTATCTGCATTTGGCTATCATTGATATCGCGTTTGCAGTCGGCTTTGGTGACCTTTCTCATTTCAATCGCTCGTTCCGCCGACGCTTCGGCGAGACGCCGTCAGGCGTGCGCGCCGCATCAATCGTGCTGCAGAAGTCGTCCAGCGCCCCCGCACAATGCGCTGGCGACGGCCGCTGA
- a CDS encoding L-threonylcarbamoyladenylate synthase, with the protein MKTGLETLILPAGEAGAEAAARTLAAGGLVAFPTETVYGLGADAANATAVTHIYSAKGRPAFNPLIAHVPDIAAARRIGGFDGRALKLAEAFWPGPLTLVVPKTDGCPVADLATAGLDTVAIRIPAHPVAEAILRAFGGAVVAPSANISGHVSPTLAAHVESDLAGRIDLIIDGGPVAVGVESTIVGCFDAPMLLRPGGLSRERIEAVLGMPLARPPAAAESDDSQPLAPGMLASHYAPRAQVRLGALDVAPDEALLAFGPARLPGLDAAAAVMNLSPTGDLDEAATNLFGYLRSLDAKAPKTIAVMAIPEEGLGEAINDRLRRAAVAR; encoded by the coding sequence GTGAAAACGGGTCTTGAGACACTGATTTTGCCGGCCGGCGAGGCCGGCGCGGAAGCCGCCGCCCGGACACTTGCGGCCGGCGGGCTGGTCGCGTTTCCGACCGAGACGGTCTACGGCCTCGGCGCGGACGCCGCCAATGCCACCGCGGTGACCCATATCTACAGCGCCAAGGGGCGGCCGGCCTTCAATCCGCTGATCGCACATGTGCCGGACATCGCCGCCGCGCGCCGGATCGGCGGGTTCGACGGCCGCGCGCTGAAGCTGGCGGAGGCGTTCTGGCCGGGGCCGCTGACGCTGGTGGTGCCGAAGACCGACGGTTGCCCGGTGGCGGATCTCGCCACGGCGGGCCTCGACACCGTCGCGATCCGCATTCCCGCCCACCCGGTGGCCGAGGCGATCCTGCGCGCCTTCGGCGGAGCGGTGGTGGCGCCGTCCGCAAACATCTCCGGCCACGTCTCGCCGACATTGGCGGCTCATGTCGAGAGCGACCTTGCCGGGCGCATCGACCTGATCATCGACGGCGGGCCGGTCGCGGTCGGCGTCGAATCGACCATTGTCGGCTGCTTCGACGCGCCGATGCTGCTGCGGCCCGGCGGGCTGTCGCGCGAGCGGATCGAGGCGGTGCTGGGCATGCCGCTGGCACGGCCGCCGGCGGCAGCCGAGAGCGACGACAGCCAGCCGCTGGCGCCGGGCATGCTGGCCTCGCATTACGCGCCGCGCGCCCAGGTGCGGCTCGGCGCGCTGGACGTTGCGCCTGATGAAGCGCTGCTTGCGTTCGGGCCTGCGCGTCTGCCTGGACTCGATGCTGCCGCGGCCGTCATGAATCTGTCGCCCACCGGTGATCTCGATGAAGCCGCCACCAATCTGTTCGGTTATCTTCGCAGCCTGGATGCGAAGGCGCCGAAGACGATCGCGGTGATGGCGATCCCCGAGGAAGGCTTGGGCGAAGCGATCAATGACCGGCTGCGGCGCGCGGCAGTTGCGCGCTAG
- a CDS encoding FAD-binding oxidoreductase, producing MNINQSATPPLAPELIDQFRKIVGDKHAITDAADIEAYVTEERNLFHGRTPLVLRPGSTAEVSEICKLASAHRIALVPQGGNTGLVGGQTPHNGEVVVSLRRLDKIREVDTASNTMTCEAGVVLQIAQQKASDVDRLFPLSLGAEGSCTIGGNLSTNAGGTAALAYGVAREMALGLEVVLADGRVLNVLSKLKKDNTGYNLHNLFIGAEGTLGIITAATLKLFPKPRAVETAYVGLKSPAAALKLLTIAQSEAANALTSFELLSEMAVDFSVRHGIDVRDPLAEKHPWYVLMELSSPSDDARTPLETILGRAMEEEIVDDAVIAASLAQRNAFWKLREEMSSAQKPEGGSIKHDISVPVAAVPEFIEEANAAVVKLIPGARPVPFGHLGDGNLHYNVSQPIGADTADFLARWHEMNAVVFEIVLRMGGSISAEHGIGVLKRDELPEVKDKTAIELMRSIKAMLDPLGIMNPGKVL from the coding sequence ATGAACATCAACCAATCCGCCACCCCTCCGCTTGCACCCGAGCTGATCGACCAATTCCGCAAGATCGTCGGCGACAAGCACGCCATCACCGATGCGGCCGACATCGAGGCTTACGTCACCGAGGAGCGCAACCTGTTCCATGGCCGCACGCCGCTGGTGCTGCGTCCGGGCTCGACCGCGGAAGTCTCGGAAATCTGCAAGCTCGCCTCCGCGCACAGGATCGCGCTGGTGCCGCAGGGCGGCAATACCGGGCTCGTCGGCGGACAGACGCCGCATAATGGCGAGGTCGTGGTGTCGCTGCGCCGGCTCGACAAGATCCGCGAGGTCGACACCGCCTCCAACACCATGACCTGCGAGGCCGGCGTCGTCCTGCAGATCGCGCAGCAGAAAGCGTCCGACGTGGACCGGCTATTTCCGCTGTCGCTCGGCGCCGAAGGCAGCTGCACCATCGGCGGCAATCTCTCGACCAATGCCGGCGGCACCGCCGCGCTCGCCTATGGCGTGGCGCGCGAGATGGCGCTGGGACTGGAAGTGGTGCTTGCCGACGGGCGGGTGCTCAACGTGCTGTCCAAGCTGAAGAAGGACAATACCGGCTACAATCTGCACAACCTCTTCATCGGCGCGGAAGGCACGCTCGGCATCATCACCGCGGCGACGCTCAAGCTGTTTCCGAAGCCACGGGCGGTCGAGACCGCCTATGTCGGGCTGAAGTCGCCGGCGGCGGCGCTAAAACTGCTGACGATCGCGCAGAGCGAGGCCGCGAACGCGCTGACGAGCTTCGAGCTGCTGTCGGAGATGGCGGTGGACTTCTCGGTGCGCCATGGCATCGACGTGCGCGATCCGCTTGCGGAAAAACATCCGTGGTATGTGCTGATGGAATTGTCCTCGCCGAGCGACGACGCCCGCACGCCGCTGGAGACGATCCTCGGCCGCGCCATGGAAGAGGAAATCGTCGACGATGCCGTAATCGCGGCCAGCCTCGCCCAGCGCAACGCCTTCTGGAAGTTGCGCGAGGAAATGTCGTCGGCGCAGAAGCCGGAGGGCGGCTCAATCAAGCACGATATCTCGGTCCCAGTCGCTGCCGTTCCTGAATTCATCGAGGAAGCCAACGCCGCCGTCGTAAAACTGATCCCGGGCGCGCGGCCGGTGCCGTTCGGCCATCTCGGCGACGGCAATCTCCACTACAATGTCAGCCAGCCGATCGGCGCCGACACCGCGGACTTCCTCGCGCGCTGGCACGAGATGAATGCGGTCGTGTTCGAGATCGTGCTGCGCATGGGCGGCTCGATCTCGGCCGAGCACGGCATCGGCGTGCTCAAGCGCGACGAGCTGCCTGAGGTGAAGGACAAGACCGCGATCGAGCTGATGCGGTCGATCAAGGCGATGCTCGACCCGCTCGGCATCATGAATCCGGGGAAGGTGCTGTGA